From Mucilaginibacter rubeus, a single genomic window includes:
- a CDS encoding enolase C-terminal domain-like protein — protein sequence MYITKIEVTDKRFNLGNGAGSDAVNDSTQYAYAICELHTDSSVKGIGLAFTLGAGNDLVCKAIQYLSETLQGREIEELMSDFGSVYRSILDSPTYRWLGPHKGVMQLALAAIVNACFDLWAKSRQVPLWKLLLDLSPKELVATLDLNYLEDVLTIEEAENILRNNLTGRTLRNRVLQTGYKAYDTSVGWFNYSDEKIKENVARAIDRGFTAMKLKVGSNDPLRDIRRAKLVRAEAGDRTTIMLDANQKWNLPQAISICKELSTINPYWIEEPTHPDDVLAHQTLAKEIAPLKIAAGEHIPNKIIFKNFLEAGAMDFCQVDCVRVGGVSEFLTISLLAKKFNVPVVPHVGDMGQIHQHLVLFNHVAIGHENLFLEHIPHLAKYFKNPANISGGYYAVPAEAGNSSDLVTS from the coding sequence ATGTACATTACTAAAATTGAAGTTACCGACAAGCGTTTTAATTTAGGCAATGGCGCCGGATCTGATGCTGTAAACGATTCAACCCAGTATGCTTACGCCATTTGCGAACTGCATACCGATAGCAGCGTAAAAGGAATTGGCCTGGCCTTTACCCTTGGCGCCGGCAACGACCTGGTATGCAAAGCCATACAATACCTTTCCGAAACATTGCAGGGCCGCGAAATTGAGGAACTGATGTCCGATTTCGGTTCGGTTTACCGCTCGATACTTGACTCGCCCACTTACCGTTGGCTGGGGCCACACAAAGGCGTTATGCAACTGGCGCTGGCCGCTATAGTAAACGCATGTTTCGACCTTTGGGCTAAAAGCCGGCAGGTACCGCTTTGGAAACTCCTGCTTGATCTGAGCCCGAAAGAACTGGTAGCCACACTCGACCTTAATTACCTGGAAGATGTATTAACCATTGAAGAAGCAGAAAACATTTTAAGGAACAATCTTACCGGCCGTACGCTACGCAACAGAGTTTTGCAAACAGGTTATAAAGCCTATGATACATCGGTAGGTTGGTTTAACTACTCAGATGAAAAAATTAAGGAAAATGTGGCGCGCGCCATCGACCGCGGGTTTACGGCAATGAAATTAAAAGTAGGCTCAAACGACCCGTTGCGCGATATCCGCAGGGCAAAGCTGGTTCGGGCCGAAGCAGGCGATAGAACTACTATCATGCTTGATGCCAATCAAAAGTGGAACCTGCCGCAGGCCATCTCCATCTGTAAAGAGTTAAGTACTATCAATCCTTACTGGATTGAAGAGCCTACCCACCCAGATGACGTACTGGCCCATCAAACATTGGCTAAAGAAATTGCGCCGCTTAAAATTGCCGCAGGTGAGCATATCCCTAACAAGATCATCTTCAAAAACTTTTTAGAGGCAGGCGCTATGGATTTTTGCCAGGTTGATTGTGTGCGCGTTGGTGGTGTGTCCGAATTTTTAACGATCAGCCTGCTGGCAAAAAAGTTCAACGTACCGGTAGTGCCTCATGTGGGCGATATGGGGCAGATCCATCAGCATTTAGTATTGTTTAACCATGTTGCTATTGGGCACGAAAACTTATTTTTGGAACACATACCGCATTTGGCCAAATACTTTAAAAATCCGGCCAATATTAGCGGAGGCTATTACGCTGTACCTGCCGAAGCAGGCAACAGCAGCGACCTTGTAACCAGCTAA
- the fucP gene encoding L-fucose:H+ symporter permease has protein sequence MNKTNGNTSKYLAPLLIVMSLMFFWNLSRNINDVLIPHLKRACQLTDLQSSLIQSAFFGAYFLMALPAGRFIEKTGYRAGMLTGLILAAIGAAIFYPAATTRFYPVFLLALFTMASGFAILEVTATPYISKLGDPDHASSRLSLAAAVGSMGATIGPFIGSRFLLHEKDIPASLIQSFNPEQLRSFLNSEAHLVIPPYLTLAALFIALCVVLYFLKLPVIHEGNSRQKLSGVFKFRHTILGVLAVFAYLGAEVGVVSFIIRYTKSLNIAGITEQKAALFITLYMALVLAGRLLGAFLLKQVKPNKVLTLCSIGAFMLILISVLTSGYVSIISLSVVGLFTSVMYPIIFTLSIKSIGDYTKVASSLLIMGVVGGAIIPPIMGLISDHSGIRMAFIVPLVCYVYVLYYGLKGYVVKNKTYSDEPEEPLLTVIGH, from the coding sequence ATGAACAAAACCAACGGTAATACATCCAAATATTTGGCCCCGCTGCTGATAGTAATGAGCCTGATGTTTTTCTGGAACCTTAGCCGCAACATTAACGATGTGCTGATCCCGCATCTGAAGAGGGCATGCCAGTTAACTGATCTGCAATCGTCGCTGATCCAATCCGCATTTTTTGGGGCTTATTTTCTGATGGCTTTACCTGCAGGGCGCTTCATCGAAAAAACGGGTTACAGGGCAGGGATGCTTACCGGGCTTATTCTGGCAGCTATCGGTGCCGCTATATTTTATCCGGCTGCTACCACCAGGTTTTACCCGGTATTCCTGCTGGCATTATTTACCATGGCATCAGGCTTTGCCATATTGGAAGTTACTGCCACACCCTATATCTCAAAACTTGGTGATCCGGACCACGCGTCAAGCCGGTTAAGCCTGGCCGCTGCAGTTGGCTCAATGGGGGCCACTATAGGGCCTTTCATTGGTTCCAGATTTTTGCTGCATGAAAAAGATATCCCGGCAAGCCTGATCCAATCCTTTAACCCCGAGCAGCTTAGGTCGTTTTTAAACAGCGAAGCACACCTGGTGATTCCACCTTATTTAACATTGGCGGCATTATTTATCGCCCTATGCGTGGTACTTTACTTTTTAAAGTTACCGGTAATTCATGAAGGTAACAGCAGGCAAAAACTCTCTGGAGTATTTAAATTCAGGCATACTATATTGGGGGTGCTCGCCGTTTTCGCGTACCTGGGTGCCGAAGTTGGTGTGGTAAGTTTCATTATCCGGTACACAAAATCATTAAATATTGCAGGCATTACCGAGCAAAAAGCGGCCTTATTTATTACGCTTTATATGGCGCTGGTATTGGCCGGACGGTTACTGGGGGCATTTTTGCTTAAGCAGGTTAAGCCTAATAAAGTGCTTACGCTATGTAGTATCGGCGCGTTTATGCTGATATTGATATCGGTACTTACAAGTGGCTATGTATCCATAATTTCATTATCCGTAGTTGGGCTGTTCACTTCGGTAATGTACCCGATCATTTTTACTCTGAGCATCAAAAGCATTGGCGACTATACCAAAGTTGCTTCATCCTTACTCATTATGGGCGTTGTTGGCGGAGCTATTATCCCACCAATAATGGGCTTAATATCTGATCATTCGGGCATCAGGATGGCATTTATAGTACCACTTGTTTGCTATGTATATGTACTGTACTACGGCCTTAAAGGCTATGTGGTGAAAAACAAAACTTATTCGGACGAACCCGAAGAACCGCTATTGACCGTAATAGGTCATTAG
- a CDS encoding AraC family transcriptional regulator yields the protein MKPILAVLSDGVQSEDLFVAKEVRLPFFSNEFHFHEECQLVHIVKSSGKRIIGDLVDYFESGELIFLGSNIPHVWHNTQEQTNGDEPEPYAHSLSIYFNPSKLLLHLSAFGNVRKIESFLNKAQRGVELKGRSRDMVVKLMYQILQQEGLQKIITLLDILNIMSSSDTEYDLLASINYINYYQYNDSKRMDQVFKYIFDNFREDISLNTIADVANMNTFAFCRFFKARTQKSFTQFVNETRIGYACKLLGHKETSITDIAYECGFNNVSNFNRFFKVIKKVSPREYRNQILS from the coding sequence ATGAAACCAATTTTAGCCGTATTGTCTGACGGGGTACAGTCAGAAGACCTTTTTGTTGCCAAGGAAGTCAGGCTTCCTTTTTTCTCCAATGAGTTTCATTTTCATGAGGAATGCCAGCTGGTCCATATTGTAAAAAGTTCGGGCAAAAGGATAATCGGCGACCTTGTTGATTATTTTGAAAGCGGTGAGCTTATTTTCCTGGGGTCAAACATCCCACACGTTTGGCACAACACACAGGAGCAAACTAACGGAGACGAACCGGAGCCTTATGCGCATTCACTATCTATCTATTTTAATCCATCGAAGTTATTGCTGCACCTTTCGGCTTTTGGAAATGTGCGCAAAATCGAGTCGTTTTTGAACAAGGCACAAAGAGGGGTGGAGTTGAAAGGCAGAAGCCGGGATATGGTAGTAAAATTAATGTACCAGATTTTGCAGCAGGAGGGGCTGCAAAAAATCATCACCCTGCTCGACATCCTGAATATCATGAGTTCATCAGATACCGAATATGATCTGCTGGCCAGTATCAACTATATCAACTACTATCAGTACAATGATAGCAAACGTATGGATCAGGTGTTTAAGTACATCTTTGACAATTTCAGGGAAGATATCTCACTAAACACAATAGCCGATGTGGCTAACATGAACACCTTTGCGTTTTGCCGGTTTTTTAAGGCCCGCACGCAAAAGTCATTTACTCAGTTTGTAAATGAAACAAGAATAGGCTATGCCTGTAAATTGCTGGGCCATAAAGAAACCAGTATTACAGATATAGCCTATGAATGCGGTTTTAACAACGTATCAAACTTTAACCGCTTTTTTAAGGTGATTAAAAAAGTAAGCCCTCGCGAATACCGGAACCAAATTTTGTCTTAG
- a CDS encoding SDR family NAD(P)-dependent oxidoreductase, with protein sequence MNQLLNKVIFITGGASGIGLACAEAYIREGATVFIMDVNERALYKTLDRFDGKHEGIAGDVSNSADVKAAFETINKHYGKLDAIHNNAAIAHPSKPVDETEEDEWDALMNINLKSLFWTTKYGINMLKASKGCILNTSSMAGDIGQSLHAAYTATKGGINALTKSMALDYAQYGIRVNAVSPAGVWTPLLKQWAAEQPDPGSIEKYLNDIHALGYCPEGDVVADAAVFLLSDAARFVTGCIMPVSGGAELGYRR encoded by the coding sequence ATGAACCAGTTATTAAACAAAGTAATATTTATTACCGGAGGTGCATCAGGCATTGGTTTGGCTTGTGCCGAAGCTTATATCCGTGAGGGGGCAACCGTTTTTATAATGGATGTTAATGAGCGGGCCCTTTATAAAACGCTTGACCGTTTTGACGGCAAACATGAAGGCATTGCGGGAGATGTATCAAACAGCGCCGACGTAAAAGCTGCTTTTGAAACTATTAATAAGCATTATGGCAAGCTCGATGCCATTCACAACAATGCGGCTATAGCTCATCCATCAAAACCTGTTGACGAAACAGAAGAAGATGAATGGGATGCCTTGATGAATATTAACCTTAAAAGCCTGTTCTGGACAACCAAATATGGCATCAACATGCTTAAAGCATCAAAAGGCTGTATCCTGAATACCAGTAGTATGGCCGGCGATATCGGGCAAAGTCTGCATGCTGCTTATACCGCAACCAAAGGGGGCATCAACGCGCTTACCAAATCTATGGCGCTTGACTATGCGCAATATGGCATCCGGGTAAACGCGGTTTCGCCGGCTGGGGTGTGGACACCATTGCTTAAGCAATGGGCTGCCGAACAGCCGGATCCCGGATCGATAGAGAAATATCTGAATGACATACACGCCTTAGGCTACTGCCCAGAGGGAGATGTAGTTGCCGACGCGGCAGTTTTCCTGCTGTCGGACGCGGCACGATTTGTAACCGGCTGCATTATGCCGGTAAGCGGTGGGGCCGAATTAGGGTACAGACGATAA
- a CDS encoding NACHT domain-containing protein has protein sequence MHLFSTYHFDLLKKELTEKAGMAYITPADCKALSLMLFGKTQKSISETTLKRIFGFAYSKFTPSLFTMNALAEFCGYTGWDAFCQSKQKTVVKKESHVYKPGKITAKADRITNFTLQTQINHSGIPFQYTIPRNFINEQLSIFMQQPYTATVFTAPAGYGKTIGLCHWVKDLIKANTQKDEKDLILFFNGNTLNSSLQNIHLNHWLMGLIGLSPDEDLDGLAEMAEDFSGRFILIIDGFDEFYFKNNTFETVFKQLADIIAMYHKYPWFKVILTMRSSTWSNFREDIIGQPDLWFTGFMMDSSQKLNVPLFTTEQIKKLCDNINPNIAHDITLPIIDKLSHPLYFQYYYQRYSDNFSLSHFNDLTYYNLVAANYYHNVYKGHYAIEKVLLITGIINQMDTDNRVYEVSKIRIFELIKKYGSAYQEMLSAGIIEELNLSRENKLNFVVKMIDDTTLEYALAMILMYNNNYVFDDNLVNLTDLVFGRDKKLPIIKWFIYNAVHKDYRFELKALLSVQLLPKEKSEIIRFIGELLKIQHVNTKMTERMEDLFRQVCSEEFFNYFISLEFIDIGYEEVLETFLQFRLSNQQQILIKTCLAAIAIMQLDLTKIEKHFNDLKQYNLKALQNLPINPVNCIETILFYLKYGIIKKESLTEITRFYFNPVQNTGVSKGFTEVVYLLALYTSTICQKHNKAAKFINGLNKVYRGYSTGYAFILKTVMAESYLASGYEDKAKAVFNEISITYNEQDGGFTTFMKVLYEGLKIKLTLPVSNQLAVVNNIKNLIKLCDDSKQIIVKVNTLGFILTNYAVLKENVYVFNDLYFDFIKSIRNNGCRTEHFMNDEIKWAETTPANSTTNRLQNFSLNRN, from the coding sequence ATGCATCTATTTTCGACTTATCATTTTGATCTGTTAAAAAAAGAACTAACGGAGAAAGCGGGTATGGCCTACATTACCCCTGCCGATTGCAAGGCCTTATCATTAATGCTGTTTGGCAAAACCCAGAAAAGCATTAGTGAGACTACGCTCAAACGTATTTTTGGATTTGCCTACAGCAAGTTTACCCCATCATTATTCACCATGAACGCGCTGGCTGAGTTTTGCGGTTATACAGGTTGGGATGCATTTTGCCAAAGCAAGCAAAAGACAGTTGTTAAAAAAGAAAGCCATGTATATAAACCTGGGAAGATAACGGCCAAAGCAGACAGGATCACCAATTTCACGCTGCAAACTCAGATCAATCATTCGGGTATACCTTTTCAGTATACCATTCCCCGGAATTTTATTAATGAACAATTGTCCATATTTATGCAGCAGCCTTATACAGCCACTGTGTTTACAGCTCCGGCAGGCTATGGCAAAACAATTGGACTATGCCATTGGGTAAAAGATTTGATAAAAGCCAACACACAAAAAGATGAAAAAGACCTGATACTGTTTTTTAACGGTAACACGCTCAATTCATCGCTCCAAAACATCCATCTTAACCATTGGCTGATGGGGCTTATTGGCCTGTCGCCAGATGAAGACCTTGACGGCCTTGCAGAAATGGCTGAAGATTTCAGCGGGCGCTTTATTTTAATTATAGATGGTTTCGATGAGTTTTATTTCAAGAATAACACATTCGAAACCGTATTTAAGCAACTGGCCGATATTATAGCCATGTACCACAAATACCCCTGGTTTAAGGTGATACTAACCATGCGTTCGTCAACCTGGAGTAACTTCAGGGAAGATATAATAGGCCAACCTGATCTGTGGTTTACCGGTTTTATGATGGATAGTAGTCAAAAACTTAATGTGCCGCTGTTTACTACCGAACAAATCAAAAAACTTTGCGATAATATAAACCCTAATATTGCCCATGATATAACTTTACCTATTATTGATAAACTAAGTCATCCTTTATACTTCCAGTACTATTACCAGCGATACAGCGATAATTTCAGCTTAAGCCACTTTAATGACCTTACTTATTACAACCTTGTAGCCGCAAACTACTATCATAATGTTTACAAAGGTCATTATGCCATTGAAAAGGTATTGTTGATTACCGGCATCATTAATCAAATGGATACCGATAACCGGGTATACGAAGTTAGTAAGATCAGGATTTTTGAGCTGATCAAAAAATATGGATCGGCATACCAGGAGATGCTTAGCGCAGGGATCATTGAGGAACTTAACCTCTCGCGCGAAAACAAGCTCAACTTCGTAGTTAAAATGATTGACGATACTACCCTGGAGTATGCGTTGGCTATGATACTGATGTACAACAATAACTATGTATTTGATGATAACCTGGTAAACCTAACCGACCTGGTATTCGGCAGGGATAAAAAACTGCCTATCATAAAATGGTTTATTTATAATGCAGTTCATAAAGACTACAGGTTCGAGCTTAAAGCTTTACTAAGTGTACAGTTGTTGCCAAAAGAAAAATCGGAGATCATCAGGTTTATTGGTGAATTACTCAAAATTCAGCATGTAAACACAAAAATGACCGAGCGAATGGAAGATTTGTTTAGACAGGTTTGCAGCGAGGAGTTCTTTAACTACTTTATCAGCCTTGAATTTATCGATATTGGTTATGAGGAAGTGCTGGAAACATTTTTACAATTCCGCTTATCAAACCAGCAACAAATTTTAATAAAAACCTGCCTTGCTGCCATTGCCATCATGCAGCTTGATTTAACAAAAATCGAAAAACACTTTAATGATTTAAAGCAATACAATTTAAAAGCGCTTCAAAACTTGCCTATCAACCCGGTAAACTGCATTGAAACTATTTTGTTTTACCTCAAGTATGGCATCATAAAAAAGGAGTCGCTTACCGAAATCACCAGGTTCTATTTCAATCCGGTTCAAAACACCGGTGTTTCAAAAGGATTTACAGAAGTAGTTTATTTGTTGGCCTTATACACATCAACCATCTGTCAAAAACACAACAAAGCAGCCAAATTTATTAACGGTTTAAATAAGGTATACCGAGGCTATTCTACAGGATATGCTTTCATTTTAAAAACCGTTATGGCCGAGTCATACCTGGCGTCGGGTTATGAAGATAAAGCCAAAGCCGTTTTTAATGAGATAAGCATCACTTACAATGAACAGGATGGCGGTTTCACTACTTTTATGAAAGTGCTTTACGAGGGCTTAAAAATAAAACTCACCCTCCCGGTAAGTAACCAGCTTGCAGTTGTTAACAATATTAAAAACCTCATTAAATTATGCGATGACTCGAAACAGATCATAGTTAAGGTAAACACGCTTGGTTTTATACTTACTAACTATGCTGTATTGAAAGAAAACGTATACGTTTTTAATGATCTGTATTTCGATTTCATTAAAAGTATCCGCAACAACGGCTGCCGTACCGAACATTTCATGAATGATGAAATAAAATGGGCCGAAACGACACCCGCAAATAGTACAACAAACAGATTGCAAAACTTTAGCCTAAACAGGAACTAA